The Coregonus clupeaformis isolate EN_2021a chromosome 27, ASM2061545v1, whole genome shotgun sequence genomic sequence gaacccaatagaaatctttggagggagctgaaagtctgtattgcccagcgacagcccggaaacctgaaggatctggagaaggtctgtatggaggagtgggccaaaatctttgctgcagtgtgtgcaaacctggtcaagacctacaggaaacgtatgatctctgtaattgcaaacaaaggtttctgtaccaaatattaagttctgcttttctgatgtttcaaatatttacagtggggaaaaaaagtatttagtcagccaccaattgtgcaagttctcccacttaaaaagatgagagaggcctgtaattttcatcataggtacacgtcaactatgacagacaaattgagggaaaaaaatcctgaaaatcacattgtaggatttttaatgaattaatttgcaaattatggtggaaaataagtatttggtcacctacaaacaagcaagatttctggctctcacagacctgtaacttcttctttaagaggctcttctgtcctccactcgttacctgtattaatggcacctgtttgaacttgttatcagtataaaagacacctgtccacaacctcaaacagtcacactccaaactccactatggccaagaccaaagagctgtcaaaggacaccagaaacaaaattgtagacctgcaccaggctgggaagactgaatctgcaataggtaagcagcttggtttaaagaaatcaactgtgggagcaattattaggaaatggaagacatacaagaccactgataatctccctcgatctggggctccacgcaagatctcaccccgtggggtcaaaatgatcacaagaacagtgagcaaaaatcccagaaccacacgggggggacctagtgaatgacctgcagagagctgggaccaaagtaacaaagcctaccatcagtaacacactacgccgccagggactcaaatcctgcagtgccagacgtgtcccccctgcttaagccagtacatgtccaggcccgtctgaagtttgctagagtgcatttggatgatccagaagaggattgggagaatgtcatatggtcagatgaaaccaaaatataactttttggtaaaaactcaactcgtcgtgtttggaggacaaagaatgctgagttgcatccaaagaacaccatacctactgtgaagcatgggggtggaaacatcatgctttggggctgtttttctgcaaagggaccaggaccactgatccatgtaaaggaaagaatgaatggggccatgtatcgtgagattttgagtgaaaacctccttccatcagcaagggcattgaagatgaaacgtggctgggtctttcagcatgacaatgatcccaaacacaccgcccgggcaacgaaggagtggcttcgtaagaagcatttcaaggtcctggagtggcctagccagtctccagatctcaaccccatagaaaatctttggagggagttgaaagtccgtgttgcccagcgacagccccaaaacatcactgctctagaggagatctgcatggaggaatgggccaaaataccagcaacagtgtgtgaaaaccttgtgaagacttacagaaaacgtttgacctgtgtcattgccaacaaagggtgtataacaaagtattgagaaacttttgttattgaccaaatagttattttccaccataatttgcaaataaattcataaaaaatcctacaatgtgattttctggatttcttttcctcattttgtctgtcatagttgacgtgtacctatgatgaaaattacaggcctctctcatctttttaagtgggagaacttgcacaattggtggctgactaaatactttttttccccactgtatgtcatttaataaaatgctaattaattacttaaaaatcatacaatgtgattttctggagttttgttttagattccatctctcacagttgaagtgtacctatgataaaaattacagacctctacatgctttgtaagtaggaaaacctgcaaaatcggcagtgtatcaaatacttgttctccccactgtacatacatgtgtgcatacacacacattatttaaACCCTTTTAaagtcacgcacacacacacacacaccctatttaAACCATTTAAAGTAATTTAGCCTATCCTAAACAAACAACCCACAAACAGTTGACTCACTCTCACTTCACTGTTGAGAGCTTTACTTTACTgcagatatttatttatttgcatacattttttaaggAGTTGGGCTGTCCCACtccttttgtattttttttaaaccttAATTGAATAGATAGTACAGTGTTGGAAAGATGAGGAAGAAACACACCATTGTCTGACAGAGATAATGTTACAGTTTAGAAACCGCAGTATTCAGTAAAACCAAACATACTACAGTCAGGTTTCTAACGTTCTAGCCTCTCTggtaatacactacatgaccaaaggtatgtggacacctgctcgtcagacatctcattccaaaatcatgggcattagtatggagttggtcccccctttgctgctataacaccctccactcttctgggaaggctttccactagatgttggaacattgctgcggggacttgcttccattcagccagaagagcattagtgaggtcgggcactgatgttgggcgataaggcctggttcgcagtcggcgttccaattcatcccaaaggtgttcgatggggttgaggtcagggctctgtgcaggccagtcaagttcttccacaccgatctcgacaaaccatttctgtatggaccttgctttgtgcacgggggcattttcatgctgaaacaggaaagggccttccccaaactgttgccacaaagttggaagcacagaattgtgtagaatgtcattgtatgctgtagtgttaagatttcccttcactggaacaaaggggcctagccccagaccattattcctccaaactttacagttggcactccgcattcgggcaggtagcgttctcctggtatctgccaaacccagatttgtccgttggactgtcagatggtgaagcgttgtgaatcactccagagaacgcgtttccactgctccagagtccaatggcggcgagctttacaccactccagctgacgcttggcattgctcatggtgatcttaggcttgtgtgcggctgctcggccatggaaacccatttcatgaagctcccgacaaacagtggcagtttggaactcggtagtgagtgttgcaaccgaggatgattcctagacgtttccacttcacaataacagcacttacaattgaccggggcagctctagcagggcagaaatttgactaactgacttattggaaaggtggcatactATGACAatgccacgttaaaagtcactgagctcttcagcaaggccattctactgccaatatttgtctatggagattccatggttgtgtgctcgattttatacacctgtcagtaactggtgtggctgaaatagccgaatccactaatttgaaggggtgtccacatacttttgtatatatagtgtacttagGAAAGACAGCCATGTGGTAACTCTGACATCTAGTGGCCACTACATGTACAAACAACCTGTTGGACAATTAGGTCTAGAGTTAATTTGGAATAAAGTACTTGCCAGTAATTTATTGGAAATTCAGCAGTTCATTTACCATCAATGTAATCCAAATCATCATCACTATTTTGTCTAAATGCAaaatgtgaagtgtgtgtgtgggtgtgtggatgtgtgtgtgtttgagtgtgtgtgtgtgtgtgtgtgtgtacgtgtaacCTGCCCTTCTGCTGTCTCCAGTGCTTTGTGCTGTGGGGGTGGACACGTTGCGACAGGGGGAGTTCCACAGTCTGGCCATCTACCTGCTGTGAGTACTCTCATTGGATAGACACAATTCCTGCTAAACTCTGATAGGCTTTATACAAACCTCCTGCTTCACTTGGATAGGTTAGTGTAGGTACATACCCCATATTAAGTCACACAGTAGTCCCTCTGGACCCCCCCACTACTTTAATAAAGGAAAGAATGTGTGTTTCAGGTCAATCTGCACTCACAGTGGAAAAAGAGGAGGGTGGCTGGGGGAGGGGTGGTCTAGGGGGGAGGATgatggggaggcaggggaggaagAGCAGGGCAAGCAGGAGGAGAGGCAAGTGACCTGGGTCACTGTCCTACTTTGCATTATCTCTGTGACCCATGGCTAAACTCCCATGGAGCAACACACACTGCGCAGCACAGGAAAACATCTCCCTGAGGAGTACAGAAATGCAAGACTGTTTATTACATTTATCAACAGTAGAGACAGAGTCTTCTGATAGGAAATGTCATGGGTTATACTCTTTATGACATACTCCCTTAATCTGGTCCATAATTGTCTGATCACTAGCATCTATTTGGTTCTGAGTCTGTTCTTTGATCTGTGTGATGGATCCCTTAGGTTGTCTGGGGCAGGTATGATGGTGTTTGAGGTAGCCTACTTCCTAGATGCCCTCCTGCAGATGTGTCTGCCGTGAGTACACTACCCATAATCTGCTAAGGCTTTTTCTAAGTGTGCATCCAAAATTGTACTTTATTCTCTGTATAGTACACTACTATGGGAGCCAAAGGGCCAGAGTGTTGTACAGGGAATAGGATGCAATTTGCCCTTTTGTAATCATAGCAAATGTGTGGCTATTTCTTTCATAGGTGAAGTGAACAAAAAAACTCAAACATAAAACTGTCTCCATCTCTGTCCCCTGCttttaccccccccccctctagTTTCCCCCCAGGGTggcgtgtgtttgtgttgtggggAAAGATGGCTCGTCTTGGAGGCTTTCAGAAGTTCCTCTACTACTCCATGATGTCAGTAGTGTGTTTTCTTCACCCTGTGTTAGTGTGGCATGCTGTTATACCAGGTAACACCACTCTACCAGGTAACAACATTACCTAACCATGGCATTATCCTTACCTAACCATTACTACTGTTACCAGGTACTACTACACACCATTATTACATTTAATAAGGTTGATGTAATTCACAAACATTGACACTCACCCAACATGTCTTTTAGATTCAATTTAAATGCAAAACAACATCTGATGTTCAAATGTATTGTATTTCTCCAGTCTGAAAACATCTCCCCTCTGATTCCAGGCATCATGCTCCTGGTCACGGCCTTCTTCAACTTCATCCTCAGCAAAAATACCCAAACAGTGTCCCCTAAAGACCTGGAGGACAATGTAGGGataacgtctgtgtgtgtgtctgaaagaGGAGGGACAGAACACACCTTCTCCTTCCTCCACATGCCGATGGGCAGGAGAGGGGCAGGGCTGGCGTTCGTACCCAGGGAGAGTGGCTTGGGAGtgggcgagagaggagagagcagccggGCCATgctggaggtagagatggagcaGCCAGGGTCAGAGCTGGAGcgagggagggacggaggagagaggtggaaagagaaGGAAAGACATGTCCATTTCCAGAACAGTGCTACAGAGGAGACAGAAATGGAGGAGTACCACGACTTTGAACCAGAGACCACCTCGGACACCGCTCCTATGATCACTAACTGAACATTACACTACTGTTATTCATTGGAGGCCCAGGACAATATGGTGGAAAACAATAGAGACTGAGCTCCATTAACATCAGCAGAGCTGGGGCACGGTGGAGAAGATGGCCAAAGACCGCCAGAAGTGGAGAACCTTGTTAGTGGGGAGGAGTGgatgagtgactgagtgagtgacactACAGTAGCAATACAGTTGGCGGTCAGCTGGAGcagggcttgaaccagggacctccTCAGACACCGCACATATGATCGCTGAATGAATATTACACTACTATAGCAATGTAGGGGGACAACTAGAACCAGGAACCACCACACCTATCACTAACTGAACACTACATACTGTAACGATGGAGGAAGACAGTTGGAGTGaggtttgaaccagggaccttgtAGTTAAAGGTGAATTGTGGTGGT encodes the following:
- the tmem72 gene encoding transmembrane protein 72 isoform X2, which produces MGSAVTAWWVMVEVACRILGISTAAVLCAVGVDTLRQGEFHSLAIYLLLSGAGMMVFEVAYFLDALLQMCLPFPPGWRVFVLWGKMARLGGFQKFLYYSMMSVVCFLHPVLVWHAVIPGIMLLVTAFFNFILSKNTQTVSPKDLEDNVGITSVCVSERGGTEHTFSFLHMPMGRRGAGLAFVPRESGLGVGERGESSRAMLEVEMEQPGSELERGRDGGERWKEKERHVHFQNSATEETEMEEYHDFEPETTSDTAPMITN
- the tmem72 gene encoding transmembrane protein 72 isoform X1 — translated: MGSAVTAWWVMVEVACRILGISTAAVLCAVGVDTLRQGEFHSLAIYLLLSGAGMMVFEVAYFLDALLQMCLPFPPGWRVFVLWGKMARLGGFQKFLYYSMMSVVCFLHPVLVWHAVIPGNTTLPGIMLLVTAFFNFILSKNTQTVSPKDLEDNVGITSVCVSERGGTEHTFSFLHMPMGRRGAGLAFVPRESGLGVGERGESSRAMLEVEMEQPGSELERGRDGGERWKEKERHVHFQNSATEETEMEEYHDFEPETTSDTAPMITN